The genomic interval CTCATAAATTTGGTACTTGCTTTTCTGATATTACTACTCAATTATTTAAAGGGTCCCAGTATCTTGATAACAGAAATACCGCAAAAATTAAAAATATGGAAAACTATGCAATACTGGACTTGGTTACTGTATGCTATAGCAGCCGGATATTTTTTTTATGACTATTTATGTTATAAGAAATGTAAAATTATTGAAATTTTCATTATAATATTTGTAGTAATTAATATTATAGCTTTTTTCATTATCTATCGTCAGTTTCTATATTGAAATTAAAATCCGAAACTTGGGTACAGAAAATATATCTGTGCCCGACTTTCTTCTAATCAGTTATCCATTGATATTCATTTGGAATATTCATAAACAGATGTAATTACTTTAGCCCTACCACCGTCACGTACCATCTTTTGACAAATTTCATTTCTTTTTCTGACATCATCATTTTCAAATATCATACCTATTAACGTTTGAACTGTTAATCCTATCGATAAAGCATTGATAGCAAAAGCCGCTTTTTCTGAAATGTAATGACCGCAAAAAGTTGAAACCACTGTCAATCCTAATGCAGCAAAAGCTGCCCCAAAATCGGAGTAATCATATCCACCTTCCCGATTGATATAATCAGCAAATTCTACAGGAGTAAAATAAGTTGTTGCCTGTTTAACAAGTCTTGTAGGCATTAAAACACCCTCTTTCCAAATATAATAATTCTTCCTCGACCCTGCTAAAGCACATTAAATAAACCAAATCATTGAGGCTCCATGTTAACACACCTCTGATTTTATTTTATTAATTTATTTCCCTCGCACTTTATAAAGAGCAAACAGGAGACCTTTTTAATAACCCACTGTTCAAAAAATTTCTTTACTATATCCTTTATTTTTTTCCTTGGTCACTTTTCCCTTCATTGTTGACATCCCCATACATCCTTCTTTATTAAAAATTTTTTGAATTATATGAGGTTTAGAATTTAAAAACCGTGTTCGGAATCCAATAGTATTTTAAAAACACAAAATATGTATAATTTTACTCCAGCCATAGGAGAAAAATCTTTGCAAAATGGGTATTCAAAAATGTGAAATTTTCTCTTGCAAAAAACACATTCATCTCATTGCTTTTCTTATAATATCTTCTTTTGACATTGAAATTATAACAAGATACATATCCCCAGGCATCTCAAAGATTTTATCATTAATCGAATATATTATCTTAGGTTTAAGGGCATATAGTTTCTGGGGATTTTTTGATTCCATAAAAACAGCTACGGCCTTGGAAGAAAAAGGCGCTAAAGTCAACCCACCGATGGGGAAATCCTTCCATTCGTTATTTTCTAATGTTGCGTTATCGTCATATTTGATATTTATTTTGGTTAAATTGGGAGAATCGTAAGCTATATCATTCAGAGTTACCGGTTGGTTGCTCTTGTTCTCCACTACAAACATATAATATGGATAATCTATATTTTTACCACTAGACATGGTTATATGCTCACGAATCCTTAATTCATTTTGCTCATACGGTATAATTTCAAAAACCCATCTTCCCAAAGGAATTATATCCTTAACATTACTTTTTTCTATTATCAAATTAAGATTGTCGTTTTTATATAAATGCGGTGTTTTGATCTTTATATAAAAGTTTATTAAATACTGCGATATATTTTCTCTCGAATATCGCAACTCAATATCTTTTTTGATTATCTCTGCTGTATCAGGTAAATTTAACAAATCAAATTTGATTTCACTTAATTTTATATCTTTATTTATTACGAACCAGGGAATCTGCAATAGAAAAACTTCATTATTACTCGCACATATATATCCTTCCCAATCATTTAAAAAAAGTTCGGCCTCAGTGCTTTTACGCTGGCGATAGATTAAGAAAATAATACTTGCTATTAAAATCATAACCAGCGCTATTGTAACTGTATTTTTTTTCTTCACGATGGTAATCCCTCCAATCTAGAAGAGGGGGCGGTTACCCCCCTCCTCTTTCAACATTAAATATGAGGAGCGCACACAAATTTGTAAAAAAATTATACGACCTCCGTGTATACTTACGAGCCTCAGCTAAAAACATCATTTAAGTATGTTATTTTTAATATTTCACAGCTCTATAATCCCAGTGATCCCAACCTTTGGGATACACATATGCATATTCTCCTGTTGGAACATCATACCCATCATTATGAATCCACTTTTGTTGTTTTACACTTTTGGTTTTATATACACTTCTCACTTGTATTTCTATATACTGACCATCGTACTCAAAATATGCTGTATATGATGCCCATTGAGAACCGCTATTAGTAAAACTATATCCTACTGATGCCTCAATTTCAATTTTTGAACATTTAAGCGTTCCAGAATAGGTGCTACTCCAAGATTTTTGTTCACCATAAGCTATTGAATCGCCTTTATAACCAGTCCCTGAAGCTCCGATTTCCCAAGAGCTATACGTCCAATATTGACTTCCTACCTCTGCTACTTTCCAATACTCCCAATATCCCCCCGCATCATTCGGTTTTATTAGATTACCATTATCAGCGAACGCCAAATTGCAGTTTATTATCATTAATAAACAAACTATTACTAATAAAGATACATTTTTCTTATTTAACATTCAGATTATCCCCCTTTTTATTAAATTTTTGGATATCGTTGAGAGAACATTTAATAGAGTAACTATTTTTTCTCCTTTAAAAACTTCTTGGGAACAAGATTCAGTTTTTTTAAAGGCTTTAGTTAAGGTTATTTTCAAGCTTTTACCAATGGTAGCCCCTTCCCATACAGGTAAACAAATAAGTTACTAGCCCAATGGTCTCACTCCCCTTCAAATAGAATTTTACCCTCTACTATTAAAAGGACATTCAAACAGCTTATAAGTAAAGGTATATGAAGCCACATCTACCCATGAAGAACCCGTATACTTCTGTAAGACAAGCTTTACAACCACTTTGTCGCATATTCTATTGCACTGAGTATAACCGTTAAATTTCTACCGAACCATTCCTCTGATCCTGGATGCGGCAGTGCCAGATATCTATCAAATAGTCTTCTTGCTCGGTATAATATCCATTTATATCCTCGGAAAGGCCTCTTATGTTATGTGATACTGCGTAATCCCTCTCGGTTTTCTCGGGTGACGCTGCAAAGACCGGGAAACAAAGGCTTAAGATTAAGATCAAAATTGAGATCAATTTAAGCGGCCTGTAACTCATAAAAACCATCCCCCTTTTAATTTTCTCCTCTATAAAAATAGTCGTTTTATGCTGCCAAAAAGTTCCCTGAAATTGAAAATTTTTTAATAAAAAAAAGAACGGGTTTTCCCCGCTCCTTATGCTGATTTTTTCCATCTAAACAAAACATACAAAATCATTCCTACAATTATTCCCAATAGAAGTCCGCTAATAATTGCCTTGATCAATTCCAAAGCAGTAAATGGTTTATAAAGATTAACGGTAAACAAAATAACAAATAGGAGAGAAGAAACTAAAACAAATTTGTTATAAAGAAAGCACATTCGCTGTTCAATCCTTCAATAAAGTGACAATATTCTATTGTTTACTTCGATTGCCCACAATAGTTCTTATTAATAAAGCATCAACTCCTCTATAAACATACCCCTCAGGATCTGCAAACATATAAATATTAACAAACATATAGTTTTTTGGATTACTAACCCCACACCCTCGTATTCAAAACCGTAATGGAAGTTACCTCTCCCACACACTCAAGCATATGTCCTAGTAGCATTATTCCATAAGCATTCTTCCCAATTGAAAACCTGACAAATACTTAAAGCCCCTCTTTTATACCAGGGAGCTATATATAAAACTTGCTATTATTGCTAAAGATGAAAGCCCTTATACACCAAAATTGCTGTATGTAGAAAATATAAATAAAGGCCCCCATCAATCGCTGGAATATATAACGCCAAACAAATTTTACGAAGAATTTTTAAGAAATAATGCGGGCTGGGAAGTACTAGTCGTTTAAGTCTAAATAACCGGGGCCAGCATAATCAGTCTTAACTAGAAACTTTAACGTAAGCTTTCTTCCCGTTGATCCTTAACTCGAAATAAAGGGTATCTTTATATTTATTGAATATCTCCTTTTCTTCTTCTGAAAGTTTATTATAGTGCCTCATCAATACTCCTCCTTCGGCATGAATTCTTTCCCCTGGTTTCAATACAATATATTCATGAGGTGAAAACATTTCCGTTTGTTGGCCAGCAATAATTATTTGATTTAACTCCGGAGGAACGAACCTTTTTAAATTTACTTTAATAGTTTCATCTGAAATATTTATTACTCTAAATTCATATATCAGGTTGCAGGCTTCATCATCCGGGCCGCCTTCTTCTGTGGTATGATCGAAAAGCAATCGAGATTTATACATTTCAATTTTTATGTATTTTTCATAATCTATTTCACTAGCTCCTGAATTTATTCTGTCTATTACGAAGGAAACGTCTGGGAGGAAAGGATCGGCAAAATATTGGCATCCAGTTAACAATAAAAAAGAGAAAAGAAGATAAATGATAATTAATTTTTTAATAGGTTTCATAATATTTTCTCCCCATTATCCATGCCTCGTATGCTAATTGACTTAACACATTGTATTTCATATAATTTGGAGCTTTTGCTATAACTTCAGGGGGATAACCATTTTGATGACTAAAAGCATAATCCCTCCATCTAAATTCGCCAATATCCGTGTTAAAATACCATATCTTGTAATACTTATAATAATATCTGCTCAGGCTATAGCCCACATTTTTCCACGTTTTGCTGTAGTCCCAAACATATAGGTCATGGTAAAAATCCCTGTATGTGTACTTTGTTTCCGTTTCTACTCTCTTGTAAGGGTCTATTTTTGACAAATCCGTATAAATAGCCTTTAACGCATTGTATATTTCTTCTCCTCTTCTGTATATATCCCCAAGACCAGGCACTGCCTTAATTATCAATATTGAAGCATATTTAAAAGTTTCGAAGTTGGTAAAACTTTTTCTCGGCGTCCCATTAATATATCCAACTTCGTTTGTCAAAACATCTTCTATTTTTACGGTTCCGTAACCCGGATCTACATATTCCACTCCTATTTCCCTATAAGAATCTAATTGAGGCGGAATAATTATTTGAGATTTCAATATAATTCTATCATCTTTTGCACTTGGTAAGTTTTTATCAACAGGCTCTGCTAATGCGTTACTTAAAGAAAACACGAATAGAAAAGCCATTATAGATAATTTTTTTAATAAATTCACTTTTAATCCCTCCCGCATTAAAGTAAAACATTTAATTTTTTCGATATCCTTATTCGAATGCTAACCTTTCATAGCTCTCACCCCTTTCCCCGTGTTTACTTAAAAAATAGGGGTACCGCCTCCTTAAAAAAGTTTTGTTGCTGGTCAACATAATCTTTTTCCTCTATAATATAGTCGTTTTATGATGTCAAAAAGTTCCCTTAGAATAAAATTTTTTTATAATAGACACGTAAACATATCGAAGATGAGGTATGGTTCAGAATAAAAAAAGAATTGGAGGCCCAAAAGGACAAAAAAATGACCATCACGAAAAAAATGGCCTAAGCAGCTTTTGTCTTGGAGGTTTTTTATGGGGATGTATGCGGGAATGCCGGCAAAGAGGTGATGGCCGATTCAAAGTTTTTTCAACGTTGTAAGGAAATACTGATAATATAACGAGCTTTTCCGGAAAGACAGCCGCCGAAAACTATGAAACACAAAAAAATTTTCTTATCTCTATTGATGAAGTGCGGAAAAAGTTAGACTTTTGCATTGCAGTTCCGGAATATCTGCCGGAGTGGTACAGTTTCTACGGTGCGAAGATTTCCGACGAGGGAAAGGTTTTTTACCTTAATTTATAGAAAACGAATGGAAGAGGAACTCAGGATTGAAGAATTTTCTATAGCGCGGGAAGCGGATATTTCTCACAATTGCCGGACAAATGACGCAGAACTAAAAGACCTCAGCATAAAAGGTTCTGGAGCCACGCTCATTCATTTCAAAAAAAGCGGCTTAAGGCAGCTTTTATACGAAAATGGCTCGATTTATTTTATAATCACCAGGAGATTAAGCTAAGGGGATATAATCCGGGTAGCTGAAAGCATGAGGCCTTAGGAGAACTTTACATTCACCTCGCCCAATCCTTCGTGGAATTCTTCGCTTATTTTAAGATATTGCTGAAAAATTGGTTCATCTCCAAAGCTTCGGTCGTCCATTCTTACTCATTTACGCCTATTTATCGTATAGATTTTGTAGGTATAACTTTACCATTAATAACAATGGCTCTTATTTTTCTATTCTCGGTTTAATTATAAAAATTCTTGTATCTTCTGGATTATTTACACCCCTTTTTATTGCAACTTTGATATACATGTTTTGTTTACCAGTGTCCATATTCAAAGAACGTGGTTTTAAGTATAGATAATAAATTTCTTTACCTTCTATCTTAGATTTTGCTAGAAAAAATCTCCTTCTTTATCTTTAACTTCATTTATCCAGTCTTTTACATACGGTTCGGTAATTTCGTACGGTTTTTTATACTGTACTTCAACACTTATTACCCCTAAATAAGTACATGCAGACAGTAAAAAGTATAGATCAAGTCCAATTTTTTGTGTAAAATTCCCTCTTGTTAGAATCAGGTGATAAAAGTTTAACTTATCGAAACTACTTTTTCTTTTACTTTTTTGGTAGTTTTCTTTATGCCACTCAAAGTATTCGGTCATATCCAAGTATTTTTTGCCAGAATTCCATTTTTCGTCCTGTTCCATAAGCAATACCTCCAATTAGACGTATAGCTGATTTGCGGTTGGCAAATATCCTTAAACCTTCAACTTTGGCGTATCTCTTCGTTTGGCCGCTCTAAAGCATTTGTAGTTCGAAGCCTTTTCCTATCCGCTCAGAAAACTCTAATACCGCTAATTTTCTTTTTTTTTTGCTCAAGCTATCACCTCTCATTTAAAGAAAAAGACAAATACGAAGGATCAAGGAAACTCTACCATTTAAGGAAGATTCCCTATAGAAAAACTTATTCCTTTTAAGTATGAATCCTTGTCGTAAACACCTACTATTATTATGTTATACGTCCCTTTTTCTACTAAAAAGGAAAGAGGTATTAATTCGTTCTCTATAATGTCTTTATCCCTATTTCTGTAAAAATCCGTCGCAAAAGTAAGCGACCGTCCTCCTACCGTATCCCCTATTGCAACCAATTTAGTTTTAGGAATGGTTTCACCCGATGTATTTTTAACTATGCAACTGACTTCAGCATAATTGCTTGCCGTATCATATTCTACTTTTGTTATGGTAACAGATGGTTTCATAAATTTGCTTCCTTTTTTGACGTATATGACCGTCCTTGTATCTTCGTCCCACATTATACTGTCTCCTGATACCTTAGAAAAATCCCTCAGTGGTATAAAATATCGGTCGTTCACGAGAAGCAGCGGGATGTCGAAAACCTTATCGCCTATAGTTATTTTTTTTGTGGAAGTATTTAAAACCATTTTCTCCTGCTCGTTATATATAGCTATGCTCCCGTCGTCTTTTTTCCAATAAACATGATAACCAAGAATATCGAAAATCAACCTCAAAGGCAAATATGTTTTGCCATTTTTTATAAACGGCCTCTGATCCACATAAGGAAATATATATCTTGGAACGTTTTCTAATACTTTTGGTTCACTACTTTTGAAGGGGCCATAATCCACGTAAGGTCCTACGTAAAGCAGTTTGATATCATCGTAGTTTATATCGTCCGCTTTTATAACAGGCTGAAAGACAAATAGGACACAGACTATTAATAGGTATAAGGGAAGTTTTTTTATCATCCTTACTCACCTCCACTTTATTATCTATAATCGATATCTACTGCTTCTTCATAATCCTGATGAATAGTATTTACTTTTACTATAGTTGCATCAGGATAAGTCGTTCTACTTCCCGTTTTTGACGAATCCCATAACGTCATCGTCGAAAAGGTGGCAATCTGCAGATTAACCCATTTACTCCCAAGGAAATATTCCCCTGTATCAAAGTCATCATACTGCTGAGCAAGAGATGTTACTCTCTTCATTTGTACTCCGCTCCCATTTTGATTCCAGGTACCCCTTTTAACCTTGCGAACAATGGTGAGGTTTTTTCCATCTGGTGTACTTACATATAACACTACCTCATTCGGAGCACTAACATAAAATCTCAGAAAAACCTGAGTTCCTGGTGTTATGCCGTTCCCCCAAGGACTTTCACTTCCACGGAAACCTTCCATACTATCACCCGCTTGTTTAAAAAAAAGGCACCCATGTTTTTGTTGTAATGTCATATAATATTCCAGCGTCAATTTCGCCTCCGTCGCTAGTACGTCCTCCAAGATACAAATAAGGGACTGTATTTGGTGCACCTTCAGTGTGAGGTACTATCTTTATGTTATTCGTAGTTAATGCATAACCTTCCACTTTTCTATAACCAGATTTGGATAATATCCTTCTATATGCTCCCGTACCACTTTGTATTATTAGATATTGGGCATCTACTTGATTAATATTTTTTCTTATTTGACATTCTAGTGGTAAGGCATACTCTATATTATTCATTTTAAAAGATCTCTTATTACTGTTTACTTCATATTTATGATATATTCGTTTAAGTTCTACTTTATTTGAATAAACATTGTCGTTTTCATCAATATATATTACATTTTCCTTTTCTTCACCATTTTCTAGATTTTGCATCACTTTCTCCATAATTTCATTCTCACTTTTTAATTGTAACTGTTGAAAATTATTTTGTGGTAATGCAAAAACACTTGTTGTAAGAATTAAACAACTTATTATCAAAAAAACTATTAATTTTTTTAATAACATTACAACTTCTCCCCCTTCTTATTTTTTGATTAACTAAACAAAACTCCTAATATCTTAGTTTTCTCTAAATTTTACGTCTGTTTTAAAACCCAATAACTCATAATAGAATCATCATTAATATTTTAAACTGCCAATAAGCGGATTTAAATTGACCCATTTTCAGCGAACCAGAAGCTGATAAATTAAACGTTCCTCTTAATTTTTCCCTCTATAATATAGTCGTTTTATGCCAGCAAAACGTTCCCTTTAGCTTAAAATTTTTTTATAATAAGATTAACGATTATTTCAAAGGCGGTATTTTAATTAATTATGCAATAAACAATTATAGAAGCTCGGCAAGAGCTTCTATAATTACTTTTGAGACTCCAAGGGCACATTTGTCGCTTAATATGAATAACCACTCTTCAATGACTTTTATCAATCATTAAACAAATTATTTTAGCTATAAAATTTATTTTTGATTATTCCATTATTCCAACTAAGGTATATAACCTATACACTGTAATAGGAAGCATCAATATAAGTAATGTAATCACAATGGATTTAATTCCACGCTCGTTAACAAAGGCTTCCCCTTATAATAATGGCGAAAGGTTGTGCGTCTAAATGCATACATTAAAGTTGAATAACAAAAACCTATCACAACCGCCATCGAAACCATATTTTTTGTGAAAAGAAGAGTTATACCTATTCCAAGCAAAAGCATAACGATACTCTCTGTGATAGTAAAACAATGAAGAACAGATAAAGGTTATCGAAGAAGCTATTTAACGAGGTTATGAAGGAGCTTCGTCCCAGTAAGAATGTTTCAATCAGAAACTCTTTTGAAGTATTTCAATATTATATTTTTTCCTTAGATTATTTTTGTATTGTTCAAAATATGAATGAACCTTCGCCGGATCTCTTCTTTCTTCTTCTGGCATCGAGGATAATATTTTTTCTTTTAATTTACCAATAGATAAAAATTTTTGATATCCAGGGATAAGCTTATTCCAGTATTCGTCCTCACTAAGCCCTAAGCCTTTGATGTATTGTTTTATATAGTTTTGAATCTCCATAAATTCTTGTCGATCGGCAACTTCGATTTTACCTGCACATGCATCATTTATTGATTTTCTTACTTCTTCCGCATATTTTTTAGCTTCCTCGTATGAGACTTCTAAACCTTGGGATTTGGCTTCCTGATATAAAACTTCATTATCTATAAACCTATCAAGCAACTCATCCGGACTTGCTTTTTGGGGAGGAGGTATCAAAACATTCTCACCAGCCTGCTGTGTTATGCTTTCATATTTTTTTGTCTGATACTCGTATTTTTGTTGCTCGATTAATAATCCTATCTCAAGATCGTTTTTAGTAATTTCTTTACCATTTATTCTAGCGATTACTTCCCTATTTGGGTCATTTTTTAAAAGTGCGACTTTTTGACCCAATGAATACCACTTATCAACATTCGCATAAGTTATAGTAGTTAAAATAATAGCTACCAAAAAAATCGTACCTAAAATAAGATTTATTTTTTTAAACATTTTCATCAAACTCCTTTATTTAATTATAATTTGTCACATTGTATAATCTCCACATTTCTATGGTTGGAGATGCATATACCTCTATTTGACCTAATTGGTACCATGTGTCATTTTGGAATAAAGTAATACTAGTAGAATTTTCTCCAAATGAAAAAACATCATTTTGGTCATATATGATCGGGTAGGGGCTAGTAAAACTAGTCA from Caldanaerovirga acetigignens carries:
- a CDS encoding SurA N-terminal domain-containing protein; translated protein: MFKKINLILGTIFLVAIILTTITYANVDKWYSLGQKVALLKNDPNREVIARINGKEITKNDLEIGLLIEQQKYEYQTKKYESITQQAGENVLIPPPQKASPDELLDRFIDNEVLYQEAKSQGLEVSYEEAKKYAEEVRKSINDACAGKIEVADRQEFMEIQNYIKQYIKGLGLSEDEYWNKLIPGYQKFLSIGKLKEKILSSMPEEERRDPAKVHSYFEQYKNNLRKKYNIEILQKSF
- a CDS encoding copper amine oxidase N-terminal domain-containing protein: MIKKLPLYLLIVCVLFVFQPVIKADDINYDDIKLLYVGPYVDYGPFKSSEPKVLENVPRYIFPYVDQRPFIKNGKTYLPLRLIFDILGYHVYWKKDDGSIAIYNEQEKMVLNTSTKKITIGDKVFDIPLLLVNDRYFIPLRDFSKVSGDSIMWDEDTRTVIYVKKGSKFMKPSVTITKVEYDTASNYAEVSCIVKNTSGETIPKTKLVAIGDTVGGRSLTFATDFYRNRDKDIIENELIPLSFLVEKGTYNIIIVGVYDKDSYLKGISFSIGNLP